A single window of Bradyrhizobium daqingense DNA harbors:
- a CDS encoding aspartate dehydrogenase, with the protein MTTDQKTSNELRVAIAGLGSIGAKVAAALDQGIEGLTLSAVAVRDSAKHQTFLSGLRRPPQVLPIDQLGEAADIVVECAPSSQLRAIVEPAVRRGKSAVVVSVGGLLDNFDLVDLARANGGRIIVPTGALIGLDAVNAAAIGTIHSVKMVTRKPIDGLKGAPFIVENNIDIDGLREPLKLFEGSAREAAKGFPANVNVAVALSLAGIGPDRTLIQVWADPTVTRNVHRIEVEADSARFSMSIENIPSENPKTGLITALSVIALLRKQRATLCVGT; encoded by the coding sequence ATGACGACGGATCAGAAAACTTCGAACGAATTGCGCGTCGCCATTGCGGGCTTGGGCTCGATCGGCGCCAAGGTCGCGGCCGCGCTCGATCAGGGCATTGAGGGACTGACACTGTCCGCCGTCGCCGTGCGCGATTCCGCCAAGCATCAAACCTTCCTGAGCGGCCTGCGTCGTCCGCCACAGGTGTTGCCCATCGACCAGCTCGGCGAGGCCGCGGACATCGTGGTCGAGTGTGCACCGAGCAGCCAGTTGCGTGCGATCGTCGAGCCCGCCGTGAGGCGCGGTAAGTCCGCGGTCGTGGTCAGCGTCGGCGGCCTGCTCGACAATTTCGACCTCGTCGATCTCGCCCGCGCCAATGGCGGCCGCATCATCGTGCCGACCGGTGCGTTGATCGGGCTTGATGCCGTCAATGCCGCCGCAATCGGCACCATTCATTCCGTGAAGATGGTGACGCGCAAGCCGATCGACGGCTTGAAGGGCGCGCCGTTCATCGTCGAGAACAACATCGACATCGACGGACTGCGCGAGCCGCTCAAGCTGTTCGAAGGCAGTGCGCGCGAAGCGGCAAAGGGCTTTCCGGCGAACGTCAATGTCGCCGTTGCGCTGTCGCTGGCGGGAATCGGGCCCGATCGTACCCTGATCCAGGTTTGGGCCGATCCTACCGTGACGCGCAACGTTCACCGCATCGAGGTCGAGGCGGATTCGGCGCGCTTCTCGATGAGTATCGAGAACATCCCGTCCGAGAATCCCAAGACCGGGCTGATCACCGCGCTGTCCGTGATCGCGCTGCTGCGCAAGCAGCGCGCCACATTGTGCGTGGGAACGTGA
- a CDS encoding PQQ-dependent sugar dehydrogenase codes for MNFSSIFAQFVALLGGVALQWRTLSGTEPTPAWGQAPVIPDAKPQGAIPTLKMPTARGWRDGQKPTVAPGLKVNAFATGLDHPRWIEVLPNGDVLIAEATQIASPPRTVFHYAMQATMRRAAALGVSANRITLLRDRDGDGVAEVRGAFMENLSQPFGMALVGDTFYVGNTDGVMAFPYVAGADRITAPGKRLTTFKPGGHWTRSLLASPDGKKLYAGVGSLSNIAEMGMEVEQGRAAVYELDLIAGTHRIFGAGLRNPVGLAWEPNTNVLWTVVNERDGLGDETPPDYLTSVRDGGFYGWPYCYWGKTVDDRVPQDPAMVAKALQPDYALGGHTASLGLCWMPAGTLPGFGDGMVIGQHGSWNRSTLSGYKLVFIPFENGKPSGPGRDILSGFLSPDEKESYGRPVGVVIGPDKKSLLMADDVGNVIWRVTGA; via the coding sequence ATGAATTTTTCCAGCATCTTCGCGCAGTTCGTTGCGCTCCTCGGCGGCGTCGCGCTGCAATGGCGCACGCTGTCGGGCACCGAGCCGACGCCGGCCTGGGGCCAAGCGCCGGTGATACCCGACGCCAAGCCGCAAGGCGCGATCCCGACCTTGAAGATGCCGACCGCGCGCGGTTGGCGCGATGGGCAGAAGCCAACGGTGGCGCCCGGACTCAAGGTCAATGCGTTCGCAACCGGCCTCGATCATCCGCGCTGGATCGAGGTGCTGCCCAATGGCGACGTGCTGATCGCGGAAGCGACGCAGATCGCCAGCCCGCCGCGCACCGTATTTCACTACGCGATGCAGGCGACGATGCGGCGTGCCGCGGCGCTCGGCGTCTCCGCCAACCGCATCACGCTGCTGCGCGACAGGGACGGCGACGGCGTTGCGGAGGTTCGCGGCGCCTTCATGGAGAACCTCAGCCAGCCGTTCGGAATGGCGCTGGTCGGCGACACCTTCTATGTCGGCAACACCGATGGCGTGATGGCGTTTCCCTATGTCGCCGGTGCGGATCGCATCACCGCGCCCGGCAAGCGGCTCACGACCTTCAAGCCGGGCGGGCACTGGACGCGCAGCCTGCTCGCAAGCCCCGACGGCAAGAAGCTCTATGCCGGCGTCGGCTCGCTCAGCAACATCGCCGAGATGGGCATGGAGGTCGAGCAAGGCCGCGCCGCGGTCTACGAGCTCGATCTCATCGCCGGCACGCATCGCATTTTCGGCGCCGGCCTGCGCAATCCCGTGGGTCTCGCATGGGAGCCGAATACGAACGTGCTCTGGACCGTCGTCAACGAGCGCGACGGACTCGGCGACGAGACGCCGCCGGATTATCTCACCTCCGTGCGCGACGGCGGCTTCTATGGCTGGCCCTATTGCTACTGGGGCAAGACGGTGGACGATCGCGTGCCGCAGGATCCGGCGATGGTCGCAAAGGCGCTGCAACCGGACTACGCGCTGGGCGGCCACACCGCCTCGCTCGGCCTGTGCTGGATGCCCGCGGGCACCCTGCCCGGCTTCGGCGACGGCATGGTGATCGGCCAGCACGGCTCGTGGAATCGCAGCACGCTGTCCGGCTACAAGCTGGTGTTCATCCCGTTCGAGAACGGCAAGCCGTCCGGCCCCGGTCGCGACATCCTGTCGGGCTTCCTGTCGCCGGACGAGAAGGAATCCTACGGCCGCCCGGTCGGCGTCGTGATCGGCCCCGACAAGAAATCGCTGCTGATGGCCGACGACGTCGGCAACGTGATCTGGCGCGTCACCGGCGCGTAA
- a CDS encoding methyltransferase family protein, translating into MSFDFSKLFSVAWGGWTTSWPTQLLALIWLAFLLSWVGASFWQGRTKKQVMTLESQRYRLPILVGGILYTPFIAEILGSKPLWVLGNTGITIAAVLSVAGIAFAWWGRLHLGKFWSNTITHKEDHRVIDTGPYGIVRHPIYTGLIFGMLVTGIAIGLVTTILGAILISLGMWQKGRMEEVFLSKELGEDAYGAYCRRVPMIIPFLSPR; encoded by the coding sequence ATGTCCTTCGATTTCAGCAAGCTTTTCTCCGTGGCCTGGGGTGGCTGGACCACTAGCTGGCCGACGCAACTGCTCGCCCTGATTTGGCTCGCCTTTCTCCTCAGCTGGGTCGGCGCGTCGTTCTGGCAGGGGCGGACCAAGAAGCAGGTCATGACGCTGGAGTCGCAGCGCTATCGCCTGCCGATCCTGGTCGGCGGCATCCTGTACACGCCGTTCATTGCGGAAATCCTGGGCTCGAAGCCGCTCTGGGTGCTCGGCAACACTGGCATCACCATCGCCGCGGTGCTCTCGGTCGCCGGCATCGCCTTTGCGTGGTGGGGCCGGCTGCATCTCGGAAAATTCTGGTCCAACACCATCACCCACAAGGAAGATCACCGCGTGATCGACACCGGCCCCTACGGCATCGTGCGGCACCCGATCTACACCGGTTTGATCTTCGGCATGCTCGTCACCGGCATCGCAATCGGCCTCGTAACCACGATCCTCGGCGCGATCCTGATCTCGCTCGGTATGTGGCAGAAGGGCCGGATGGAAGAAGTGTTCTTGTCGAAGGAACTCGGCGAGGACGCCTACGGCGCCTATTGCCGTCGCGTGCCGATGATCATCCCGTTCCTGTCGCCGCGGTGA